The following proteins come from a genomic window of Salvia hispanica cultivar TCC Black 2014 chromosome 4, UniMelb_Shisp_WGS_1.0, whole genome shotgun sequence:
- the LOC125223137 gene encoding zinc finger A20 and AN1 domain-containing stress-associated protein 5-like — protein MGHKRDKEETELKVAENLPICSPPQTIAAPPPHLPAARLPETADAASDRRAGSAAAPERPDLEIRVAVKRPREKEVTRCSGSGCRKRIGLVGFRCRCGHMFCSEHRYSDRHDCSFDYKAAGRDAIAKENPVIRAAKLLKV, from the coding sequence ATGGGGCATAAGAGAGACAAGGAAGAAACCGAGCTGAAGGTCGCGGAAAATCTACCGATATGCAGTCCACCTCAGACGATCGCCGCTCCTCCGCCGCATCTCCCCGCCGCCAGGCTACCGGAGACCGCAGATGCGGCGTCCGACCGGAGAGCTGGATCCGCGGCGGCTCCGGAAAGGCCCGATCTGGAGATTCGAGTAGCGGTGAAGAGGCCTAGAGAGAAAGAGGTCACCCGCTGCTCCGGATCGGGCTGCAGGAAGCGGATCGGGTTGGTCGGTTTCCGGTGCAGGTGCGGCCACATGTTCTGCTCGGAGCACAGGTACTCAGATCGGCACGACTGCAGCTTCGACTACAAGGCAGCCGGCCGAGACGCGATCGCGAAGGAGAATCCGGTCATCAGAGCGGCGAAGCTCCTCAAAGTTTGA
- the LOC125223132 gene encoding callose synthase 3-like, with translation MASRGGPSQQNPQLQRRITRTQTVGNLGESIFDSEVVPSSLVEIAPILRVANEVEPSNPRVAYLCRFYAFEKAHRLDPTSSGRGVRQFKTALLQRLERENDPTLMGRVKKSDAREMQSFYQHYYKKYIQALQNAADKADRAQLTKAYQTANVLFEVLKAVNQTQSVEVDREILETHDKVAEKTEIYVPYNILPLDPDSANQAIMKYPEIQAAVLALRNTRGLPWPKDYKKKKDEDILDWLQAMFGFQKDSVANQREHLILLLANVHIRQFPKPDQQPKLDDRALDEVMKKLFKNYKKWCKYLDRKSSLWLPTIQQEVQQRKLLYMGLYLLIWGEAANLRFMPECLCYIYHHMAFELYGMLAGNVSPMTGENVKPAYGGEEEAFLQKVVTPIYQVIAREAARSKIAKSKHSQWRNYDDLNEYFWSVDCFRLGWPMRADADYFCKPMDQLRDEKNGESRPTRDRWVGKVDFVEIRSYFHIFRSFNRMWSFFILCLQAMIIIAWNDPGQPSSIFEANGFKKVLSIFITAAIMKLGQAILDVILSWKARRSMSFHVKLRYILKVVSAAAWVVILPVTYAYTWENPPGFAQTIKSWFGNSNSSPSLFIMAVVIYLSPNMLAVTLFLFPFIRRFLESSNYKIVMLMMWWSQPRLYVGRGMHESTFSLFKYSLFWVLLIITKLAFSFYVEIKPLVIPTKDIMEVHISTYQWHEFFPQAKNNIGVVIALWAPVILVYFMDSQIWYAIFSTLFGGIYGAFRRLGEIRTLGMLRSRFQSLPGAFNACLIPEERTETTKKKGLKATFSRKFDLIPSSKEKAAARFAQLWNKIITSFREEDLISNREMDLLLVPYWADRDLELMQWPPFLLASKIPIAVDMAKDSNGKDSELKKRITSDDYMYSAVCECYASFRNIVMFLVHGNREKEVIEYIFTEVDKHIADDKLLTIYKLNALPILYDLFVRLVKYLLENKPEDRDQVVILFQDMLEVVTRDIMMEDHISNLLDSIHGGSGHEGMVPLDQQYQLFASAGAIKFPAPQSEAWKEKIKRLYLLLTVKESAMDVPSNLEARRRISFFSNSLFMDMPAAPKVRNMLSFSVLTPYYTEEVLFSLPELEVANEDGVSILFYLQKIFPDEWNNFLERVDCYNEEELRGSDELEEQLRLWASYRGQTLTRTVRGMMYYRRALELQAFLDMAKDDDLMEGYKAIETSEDQIKGERSLLTQCQAVADMKFTYVVSCQLYGIQKRSGDQRAQDILRLMTTYPSLRVAYIDEVEEPSKDRTKKVNDKVYYSTLVKAALPKSNASEPGQNLDQIIYRIKLPGPAILGEGKPENQNHAIIFTRGEGLQTIDMNQDNYMEEAFKMRNLLQEFLKRHDLRHPSILGLREHIFTGSVSSLAWFMSNQETSFVTIGQRLLANPLKVRFHYGHPDVFDRLFHLTRGGVSKASKIINLSEDIFAGFNSTLREGNVTHHEYIQVGKGRDVGLNQISLFEAKIANGNGEQTLSRDLYRLGHRFDFFRMLSCYFTTIGFYFSTLITVLTVYIFLYGRLYLVLSGLEKGLSMHPQIRDNKSLEIALASQSFVQIGFLMALPMMMEIGLEKGFRTALSEFILMQLQLAPVFFTFSLGTKTHYYGRTLLHGGAKYRATGRGFVVFHAKFAENYRLYSRSHFVKGLELMILLLVYQIFGQTYRGAVSYILITVSMWFMVGTWLFAPFLFNPSGFEWQKIVDDWTDWNKWISNRGGIGVPPEKSWESWWEEEQDHLRHSGKRGIIAEILLAIRFFVYQYGLVYHLHITRKTQSVLVYGISWLVIFLILFVMKTVSVGRRKFSANFQLVFRLIKGLIFVTFISILVILIALPHMTPRDIVVCILAFMPTGWGLLLIAQACKPIVQRAGFWGSVRTLARGYEILMGLLLFTPVAFLAWFPFVSEFQTRMLFNQAFSRGLQISRILGGHRKDRSSRNKE, from the exons ATGGCATCACGAGGTGGGCCCTCGCAGCAGAATCCACAGCTGCAGCGGCGGATCACACGCACGCAGACGGTTGGGAATCTTGGAGAGTCTATTTTTGACAGTGAAGTAGTTCCTTCGTCTTTAGTGGAAATTGCCCCCATTCTGCGTGTTGCCAATGAAGTCGAGCCCAGCAATCCTCGTGTTGCATACCTAT GTAGATTTTATGCTTTTGAGAAAGCTCATAGGTTGGATCCCACATCGAGTGGACGCGGTGTTCGTCAATTTAAAACGGCTCTTTTGCAACGCCTAGAAAGG GAAAATGACCCAACCTTGATGGGAAGGGTAAAAAAAAGTGACGCGCGTGAAATGCAGAGCTTTTATCAGCACTATTACAAAAAGTATATTCAAGCTTTACAAAATGCTGCTGATAAAGCTGATCG TGCTCAGTTGACAAAAGCATACCAAACAGCTAATGTTCTGTTTGAAGTTTTGAAAGCAGTTAATCAGACACAGTCCGTGGAAGTTGACCGGGAG ATATTGGAAACGCATGATAAAGTTGCagagaagacagaaatttATGTCCCTTATAACATTCTACCTCTAGATCCTGACAGTGCAAATCAGGCAATTATGAAATATCCAGAG ATTCAAGCCGCTGTACTAGCGCTTCGGAATACTAGAGGTCTGCCATGGCCAAAGGAttacaagaagaaaaaggatgaaGATATCCTTGACTGGCTTCAAGCTATGTTTGGTTTCCAG AAGGATAGTGTGGCTAATCAAAGGGAGCACTTGATTTTGTTACTTGCAAATGTTCATATACGGCAGTTTCCTAAGCCCGACCAACAACCCAAG TTGGATGACCGTGCTCTTGACGAAGTTATGAAGAAACTTTTCAAGAACTACAAAAAGTGGTGCAAGTATTTGGATCGCAAAAGTAGCCTCTG GTTACCCACAATACAGCAGGAAGTGCAACAGCGTAAATTGTTATATATGGGTCTCTATCTTTTAATATGGGGTGAAGCTGCCAATTTAAGATTCATGCCAGAATGCCTCTGCTACATATATCATCAC ATGGCTTTTGAACTTTATGGGATGCTTGCTGGGAATGTTAGTCCAATGACCGGTGAAAATGTAAAACCAGCCTACGGAGGAGAGGAAGAGGCTTTTCTTCAAAAAGTTGTCACTCCAATTTATCAAGTCATTGCTCGG gAAGCTGCTAGAAgcaaaatagcaaaatcaaaacattcaCAGTGGAGAAACTATGATGATCTTAATGAATACTTTTG gtCTGTGGATTGTTTTCGTTTGGGATGGCCAATGCGTGCTGATGCTGATTATTTTTGTAAGCCTATGGATCAACTTCGGGATGAAAAGAATGGG GAAAGCAGGCCTACAAGAGATCGATGGGTGGGaaaagttgattttgttgaaatcCGGTCTTATTTTCATATCTTTAGGAGCTTCAACAGAATGTGGAGTTTCTTCATATTATGCTTGCAG GCTATGATCATTATTGCTTGGAATGATCCTGGTCAGCCAAGTTCAATTTTTGAGGCCAATGGTTTCAAGAAAGTACTAAGCATTTTTATAACTGCAGCAATTATGAAACTCGGGCAAG CCATCCTTGATGTGATTCTGAGTTGGAAAGCTAGGAGGAGCATGTCTTTCCATGTCAAGCTCCGCTACATTCTAAAGGTTGTGTCTGCTGCTGCGTGGGTGGTTATTCTCCCTGTTACTTATGCTTATACATGGGAGAATCCACCTGGCTTTGCTCAAACTATCAAAAGTTGGTTCGGCAATAGCAATAGTTCTCCTTCATTATTCATCATGGCCGTTGTTATCTACTTGTCACCAAATATGCTTGCTGtcactctctttctttttcccttCATTCGCCGATTCCTGGAAAGTTCCAATTATAAGATTGTGATGCTAATGATGTGGTGGTCACAG CCTCGACTTTATGTTGGACGGGGAATGCATGAAAgcaccttctctctcttcaa GTATTCTTTATTCTGGGTGCTTCTTATCATTACAAAATTAGCTTTCAGTTTCTATGTTGAG ATTAAACCTCTGGTGATTCCAACCAAAGATATCATGGAAGTTCATATATCAACTTATCAATGGCATGAATTCTTTCCCCAAG CAAAGAATAACATTGGCGTCGTAATTGCACTATGGGCCCCAGTTATTCTT GTTTATTTCATGGATAGCCAGATATGGTATGCTATATTCTCTACACTTTTTGGAGGCATATATGGTGCATTCCGCCGCCTTGGAGAG ATTCGAACACTAGGAATGCTTAGATCCCGTTTTCAGTCGTTGCCTGGCGCTTTTAATGCCTGCTTAATCCCAGAGGAGAGAACCGAGAcaacaaaaaagaaaggaCTGAAGGCCACCTTCTCCCGCAAGTTTGATCTG ATTCCTTCAAGTAAGGAAAAAGCTGCTGCAAGGTTTGCTCAGttgtggaacaaaataataacaagTTTTAGAGAGGAGGATCTTATAAGTAACAG GGAAATGGATCTGTTACTTGTTCCATACTGGGCTGATCGTGATTTGGAACTGATGCAATGGCCTCCATTTTTGCTTGCTAGCAAG ATCCCTATAGCAGTTGATATGGCCAAAGATAGTAACGGAAAGGATAGTGAACTGAAAAAGCGGATAACGTCTGATGATTACATGTATTCTGCTGTCTGCGAGTGTTATGCTTCATTTCGGAACATTGTTATGTTTCTAGTTCATGGCAATCGTGAGAAGGA GGTTattgagtatatttttacTGAAGTTGACAAGCATATAGCGGATGATAAGCTGTTAACTATCTACAAGCTAAATGCTCTTCCTATTCTGTATGACCTCTTCGTTAGGCTTGTCAAATACTTG CTAGAAAATAAGCCGGAGGATAGGGATCAAGTTGTAATCCTCTTCCAGGACATGCTTGAAGTTGTGACCCGAGATATAATGATGGAAGATCATATATCCAA CTTGCTAGATTCAATTCATGGTGGATCTGGACATGAAGGCATGGTCCCTCTTGATCAGCAATATCAGTTATTTGCATCAGCTGGTGCCATTAAATTTCCAGCTCCTCAATCTGAAGCTTGGAAAGAGAAA ATCAAGAGGTTGTACTTGTTGCTGACAGTCAAGGAATCTGCAATGGATGTACCCTCAAACTTGGAAGCTAGGAGGcgcatttcatttttctccaATTCCTTGTTCATGGACATGCCAGCAGCTCCTAAAGTCCGCAATATGTTGTCATTCTC TGTTTTGACTCCTTATTACACGGAGGAGGTACTTTTCTCATTGCCTGAGCTGGAAGTGGCAAATGAAGATGGTGTATCCATTCTCTTTTACCTGCAGAAAATTTTCCCAG ATGAATGGAACAATTTTCTTGAGCGTGTTGACTGTTACAATGAAGAAGAGCTAAGGGGTTCTGATGAACTGGAAGAGCAGTTACGACTTTGGGCTTCATATAGGGGCCAAACATTGACCAGAACTG TTAGAGGAATGATGTATTACCGCAGAGCTCTAGAACTTCAAGCGTTCCTTGATATGGCCAAGGATGATG ATCTAATGGAAGGTTACAAGGCCATTGAGACGAGTGAAGATCAGATTAAGGGGGAGAGGTCGCTGCTTACACAGTGTCAAGCCGTAGCTGATATGAAGTTTACATATGTTGTCTCCTGCCAATTATATGGCATTCAAAAAAGATCTGGAGATCAACGAGCACAAGATATATTAAGACTTATGACAAC ATATCCATCTCTTCGAGTAGCATATATAGATGAAGTTGAAGAACCTAGTAAAGACAGAACCAAGAAGGTCAATGACAAGGTGTACTACTCCACTTTAGTGAAGGCTGCTCTGCCAAAATCAAATGCTTCAGAGCCAGGCCAAAATCTAGATCAG ATAATCTACCGTATAAAACTTCCAGGCCCTGCTATCCTGGGTGAAGGAAAGCCTGAAAACCAGAATCATGCCATCATTTTCACGCGCGGAGAAGGCTTACAAACAATAGATATGAATCAG GATAACTACATGGAAGAAGcttttaaaatgagaaatttgctCCAAGAATTTCTTAAAAGGCATGATCTGAGACACCCATCAATTCTCGGCCTGAGGGAACATATCTTCACTGGAAG TGTTTCTTCTCTTGCTTGGTTTATGTCTAATCAAGAGACTAGTTTTGTTACTATTGGACAGAGACTGCTGGCCAATCCCCTTAA AGTTCGGTTTCACTATGGCCATCCTGATGTTTTTGATAGATTGTTTCACCTTACACGAGGTGGGGTGAGCAAAGCCTCCAAGATCATCAACCTGAGTGAGGATATATTTGCTG GCTTCAATTCAACACTCCGTGAAGGCAATGTAACCCATCACGAGTATATACAAGTTGGTAAAGGGAGAGATGTTGGCCTTAACCAAATTTCTCTGTTTGAGGCGAAAATTGCCAACGGAAATGGAGAACAAACATTGAGTCGGGATTTATATAGACTGGGGCATCGCTTTGACTTCTTTCGCATGCTATCATGTTATTTCACAACCATTGGTTTCTATTTCAGTACTTTG ATTACTGTGCTCACTGTGTATATATTTCTCTACGGACGCCTTTATCTTGTTCTTAGTGGGCTTGAAAAGGGATTAAGCATGCATCCACAAATTCGAGATAATAAGTCTCTTGAAATTGCATTAGCCTCTCAGTCCTTTGTGCAAATTGGATTTCTGATGGCTCTCCCTATGATGATGGAAATTGGATTAGAAAAGGGCTTTCGCACTGCACTAAGTGAATTCATATTGATGCAACTTCAATTGGCTCCGGTGTTTTTCACCTTTTCACTTGGGACTAAAACCCACTACTATGGAAGGACTTTACTTCATGGAGGTGCAAAGTATAGGGCAACTGGTCGTGGATTTGTTGTGTTCCATGCCAAATTTGCTGAAAACTATCGTCTCTACTCACGTAGCCACTTTGTCAAAGGGCTTGAGTTAATGATATTGCTTCTCGTTTATCAGATATTTGGTCAAACCTACAGAGGTGCTGTTTCATATATCTTAATCACTGTATCTATGTGGTTTATGGTGGGAACCTGGCTTTTTGCTCCCTTCCTCTTCAATCCTTCTGGCTTTGAGTGGCAGAAGATTGTTGATGACTGGACTGATTGGAATAAATGGATCAGTAATAGAGGAGGTATTGGTGTCCCCCCAGAGAAAAGTTGGGAATCATGGTGGGAAGAGGAGCAAGATCACCTCCGACATTCTGGAAAACGTGGTATTATAGCCGAGATATTACTGGCAATAAGGTTTTTCGTTTATCAGTATGGCCTTGTATATCACTTGCACATCACAAGGAAAACCCAAAGTGTTCTG GTATATGGCATATCATGGCTGGTAATATTCCTGATCCTTTTTGTCATGAAG ACAGTTTCTGTTGGGCGAAGGAAGTTTAGTGCAAATTTCCAACTCGTCTTCCGGCTTATCAAGGGCTTAATCTTTGTCACATTCATCTCTATCCTGGTCATACTGATTGCCCTACCCCACATGACACCAAGAGATATTGTGGTTTGCATACTTGCTTTCATGCCCACTGGCTGGGGCTTGCTTCTG ATTGCTCAAGCGTGTAAACCGATTGTTCAAAGAGCTGGGTTCTGGGGATCAGTCAGAACGCTAGCTCGTGGGTACGAAATTCTGATGGGTTTACTTCTGTTCACACCAGTGGCTTTCCTTGCATGGTTTCCGTTCGTATCAGAGTTCCAAACTCGAATGTTGTTCAACCAAGCCTTCAGTAGAGGTCTCCAGATATCACGTATTCTGGGTGGACATCGGAAAGACAGATCCTCCAGGAACAAGGAGTAG
- the LOC125223136 gene encoding cyclin-dependent kinase inhibitor 3-like, with protein MGKYMRKPKSTRDLDVSHSPLGVRTRARTLALQRLNSSAADYLQLRSRRLQKPPLLKQYLQDSPKITPPPKQGFVCTDGENPQIGGSTPEIPDSPIEPAKGVSEWLSGSSRIGDSEIEASFGENDLDTESRDRCTRESTPCSMIRAADSTTAPGSSTKQRSPSVSNQRPENARINIPTAREMEEFFSHAEQPQERLFMEKYNFDIVNDLPLPGRYEWVRVMP; from the exons ATGGGGAAATACATGCGGAAGCCCAAATCCACCAGAGACCTCGACGTATCTCACTCTCCCCTCGGCGTCCGTACCCGCGCCAGAACCCTAGCCCTCCAGCGCCTCAATTCCTCCGCCGCCGATTACCTCCAGCTCCGCTCCCGCCGCCTCCAGAAGCCGCCGCTCCTCAAGCAATACCTCCAGGATTCCCCCAAAATTACACCTCCTCCTAAACAGGGCTTCGTTTGTACAGATGGTGAAAACCCCCAAATTGGAGGCTCGACGCCAGAGATTCCGGATTCTCCAATTGAGCCCGCCAAGGGAGTTTCCGAGTGGCTGAGTGGGAGCTCGCGAATTGGGGATTCGGAGATTGAGGCGTCTTTTGGTGAAAATGATTTGGATACGGAATCTCGAGATAG GTGCACCAGAGAAAGCACCCCTTGTAGTATGATCAGAGCTGCTGACAGTACCACAGCACCCGGGTCTTCAACAAAGCAAAGAAGTCCCAGTGTTTCCAATCAAAGGCCCGAAAATGCACGTATAAATATACCCACAGCTCGCGAGATGGAGGAGTTTTTTTCCCATGCAGAGCAGCCGCAAGAACGCCTCTTCATGGAAAA GTATAATTTCGACATTGTTAATGATTTGCCCCTCCCAGGCCGTTATGAGTGGGTAAGAGTGATGCCGTGA